One Chanodichthys erythropterus isolate Z2021 chromosome 10, ASM2448905v1, whole genome shotgun sequence DNA segment encodes these proteins:
- the si:ch211-212d10.1 gene encoding mast cell protease 8, which translates to MSILWLITSLLLLLSCVPGFSMRDGIVHGKVSIPHSRPYMVYIRDTISEEVCDGFLIREDFVMTAAHCGRNPVVYLGVNDTNLLPESVAVHPIPHPKFIMRPGYDIMLLKLKTPATLNKTVNTITLPKTGDGEISKNCMVMGWGSQDYQYDSPSRVLKEANVTLLDSKNCGTTDTLCSEGKIGPAKGDSGGPIVCGDVAQGIVSFYTQESNGEYCTRYTHILKYLPWIHNMMNSSLLQQHETWKGKLDKLI; encoded by the exons ATGAGCATCCTTTGGCTCATAACTAGTCTACTACTGTTACTTTCCTGCGTTCCAG GTTTCTCCATGCGTGATGGTATTGTTCACGGTAAAGTCTCCATTCCACACAGTCGGCCCTACATGGTCTACATTCGTGACACCATATCGGAAGAAGTATGTGATGGTTTTTTGATAAGGGAGGATTTTGTGATGACAGCTGCCCACTGTGGACG TAATCCTGTGGTGTATTTGGGCGTCAATGATACCAACCTTTTACCTGAAAGTGTAGCAGTACATCCAATTCCACATCCAAAATTCATTATGAGACCAGGTTATGACATCATGCTTCTAAAG CTTAAAACCCCAGCAACTTTGAACAAAACTGTGAATACCATCACCTTGCCAAAAACTGGGGATGGAGAAATCTCAAAGAATTGCATGGTCATGGGTTGGGGCTCGCAGGATTACCAATATGACTCTCCATCAAGAGTCCTCAAAGAAGCAAATGTTACTCTGTTAGACTCTAAAAACTGTGGGACGACTGACACACTGTGCAGTGAGGGAAAAATTGGGCCAGCAAAG GGAGATTCTGGAGGTCCTATTGTTTGTGGAGATGTTGCACAGGGAATTGTGTCTTTTTACACACAGGAGTCAAATGGAGAGTACTGCACAAGATACACTCATATTTTGAAATACCTTCCATGGATTCATAACATGATGAATTCATCTCTGCTGCAGCAACATGAAACATGGAAGGGCAAGCTGGATAAACTCATTTAG
- the cirbpb gene encoding cold inducible RNA binding protein b produces MSDEGKLFIGGLSYDTTEQSLEEAFSKYGTIAKVDVIRDRETDRSRGFGFVTFENPEDAKDAMAAMNGKSVDGRMIRVDEAGKSGGRSGGFRGGSGGGRGFFRGGRGRGGGGYSGDRSYGGDRSYGGDRSYGSSDRGYGGGERSYGGGDRSYGGGGGGGYSNRSGGYSSGGSGYRDNRSQGGYDRSGGSYRDSYDSYASHE; encoded by the exons ATGTCTGACGAGGGAAAGCTTTTCATTGGTGGTCTGAGCTATGATACCACAGAGCAGTCTTTGGAGGAAGCTTTCTCCAAATATGGAACCATTGCCAAAG ttgatGTCATCAGGGACCGTGAGACCGACCGTTCCAGGGGCTTCGGCTTTGTTACGTTTGAAAATCCTGAGGATGCAAAGGATGCAATGGCTGCAATGAATGGAAAG tctgTTGATGGCCGCATGATTCGTGTTGATGAAGCCGGCAAATCTGGTGGACGGTCTGGTGGCTTCAGAGGAGGTTCTGGAGGTGGCAGGGGGTTCTTCAGAGGTGGCAGAGGAAGAG GTGGTGGAGGATACAGTGGAGACAGAAGCTATGGTGGAGACAGGAGCTATGGTGGAGACCGCAGTTATGGCAGTAGTGATAGAGGCTATGGTGGCGGAGAGAGAAGCTATGGTGGAGGTGACCGTTCCTacggtggtggtggtggtggaggaTACTCCAACAGGAGTGGAGGGTACTCCAGCGGTGGCAGTGGATACAGGGATAACAG GAGCCAGGGGGGATATGACCGCTCTGGCGGATCCTACAGAGACAGTTACGACAGCTACG CTTCACacgagtaa